The genomic DNA GCCCTGGCCCAGGGGTATGCGTCCGTCACGCCCCTGAGTATGGACATGACCGACTACGATTTCCTGCCGGAGCTCCGGCGCTGGAATCTGGGCTGGGAGACGGGAGATCCGGGATGACGTTCGAATCCCTCCCTCATCGCAGGGCGTTCCTGGGGATCGGCGTGGCCCTGGCTTTGTTGTTGGCGGCTGTGGGCGCACTCCGATGGGGGCTTGCTTTGCCTTTCGGCGGGGTGGCCTTCCTCCTGATCCTCGCCGCGATGGGCCTGTTGGTCCTCTGCGGATACGTGTTGTACCGCACGCTGCTCTGCCTGACGATGGTGTACTGGGTGGAGCGGGATGGGGTCACCGTGGCCTGGCCCTTTGCCCGCCGTGTGATCCCCATGGGGCATATCCAGCAGATTGTGTTGGGGGCACAGGATCGTGGGCCGGGGCCGTGGTGGACGTGGCCCTCTCGCTACGTGACGCATGTAGACGGAGGGCCGCGCGGGCGTGTGATCTCCCTGGCCACCCGGCCGCTTCCCGAGCAGATCCTGCTGGTCACGGCGGAGGGGGTGTTCGGCCTCTCGCCTGCGGATCCGGAGGGCTTCGTCGAGGCGTTGCAGGATCGCTACTACCTGGGACCCACGAGGCCGGTGAAGCCGGGCGTTCAGTTGCCTCGGGTGGCGCGCTGGTCGGTCTGGCGTGATCGACTGGCTGTGGGATTGCTCTCGCTGGGGCTTTTGGGCGTCGTGCTGCTGTTCGGGTGGCTCAGCTTCGTCTATACAGGGCTGCCGGAGCAGGTGCCCTTGCATTTCAATGCGCAGGGGGTGGCTGATCGCGTGGGGCCGCGCTCCGGACTGCTGGCGCTTCCCGTCATCGCCCTGCTCTCCTGGGGGGTGAACGGCCTGTGGGGAGGGCTCGTGTACGCCCGGCAGCGCGCTGCCGCGTATTTGCTCTGGGGCGGGGCCGTGGTGGTCCAGATCCTGGCCAGCATCGCTCTGATCAATCTGACCCGGTGAGCCTGGTGGACGGGAGGGGCCGCCGATGGTAGAATGGCATCCCGGGCAGGTGGCCCTGGGCCTGCTTCTCAGCCTTGCCATCGCCCTGACCGGCTATCGCCTGGGCGCGCTTTCCCGTAGCGGGGTCGTTGGCGCCGTTCTGACGGGCACGCTCATCATGGGGATGGGCGGCTGGTTGTGGGCGGTGTTGTTGGTCGCCTTCTTCATCTCGTCCAGTGCGCTCTCCCGCTATCGGGCCGTCGACAAGGCGGCGGTACAGGCCGAGTTCGCCAAAGGAGATCGCCGGGATATCGGGCAGGTGTTGGCAAACGGCGGCCTGGGGGCGATGTTGGCCGTGGCCTTTGCCGTCTCGGGCTCTCGCTGGCTGTTTCCGGCCTACCTGGGCGTCATGGCAGCCGTGAACGCCGATACATGGGCCACGGAGCTGGGGGTGCTCAGCTGGCGGCCGCCTCGGTTGATCACCACGGGACGTCCGGTTCCGGCGGGAACCTCCGGCGGCGTGACGCCGTTGGGAGTGATGGCGGCGTTGGCCGGCGGGTTGTTCATCGGGCTCGCTGCGCTGGCGGGGCAGTGGATGGCTTCATTCGTGGGGGGCATGTCTGGGGTGGGGGCCGCCTGGTGGCCGCTATGGGCGATGATCGGGGGGGCGGCCGGCGCCCTGTTTGATAGCCTGCTGGGGGCAACGGTGCAGGGCGTGTATTACTGCGACCGTTGCCGTAAGGAGACGGAGCGTACCCATCACCGTTGTGGGGCGCGCACGCGTCGGCTGCGCGGCTGGGCGTGGCTGAACAACGACTGGGTGAACTTCCTCAGCTCGCTGGTAGGCGGGTTGGTGGTGATGGAGCTGGCGATTTGGTGGCGCTAGAGCAAGAGCAACCTGGAGAGGGCGATGTGCAGGTCGCCTCTGGTGAGCGGACGGATCGGCCGCATCTGTCGATCGTGATCCCCGCATACAACGAGGAGCGACGGCTGCCGCGTACGCTGGCGCGGGTGATGGAGTATCTGGAGACGCAGCCTTACCCGGCTGAGGTGATCGTGGTGGACGATGGCAGTGCGGATAACACGGTAGGGGTGGTGGAGGAGCTGTTGCCCGCTCACCCGAATCTGCGGCTGATCCGCAACGATCATCGCGGCAAGGCGTACACGGTGCGTACGGGCGTCCTGGCGGCGCAAGGGCGTTACGTGCTCTTCTGCGACGCGGATCTGGCCACCCCCATCGAGGAGTGGGACAAGCTGGCGGGGTATCTGGACGCGGGATACGATATCGCCATCGGATCTCGGGAGGGAGCGGGGGCCATTCGGCATGATGAGCCCTGGTATCGTCATGTGATGGGGCGCGTGTTCAATCTGATCGTGCGGTTGGTGGCCGTGGGCGGCTTTCAGGACACCCAG from Chloroflexota bacterium includes the following:
- a CDS encoding DUF92 domain-containing protein — its product is MVEWHPGQVALGLLLSLAIALTGYRLGALSRSGVVGAVLTGTLIMGMGGWLWAVLLVAFFISSSALSRYRAVDKAAVQAEFAKGDRRDIGQVLANGGLGAMLAVAFAVSGSRWLFPAYLGVMAAVNADTWATELGVLSWRPPRLITTGRPVPAGTSGGVTPLGVMAALAGGLFIGLAALAGQWMASFVGGMSGVGAAWWPLWAMIGGAAGALFDSLLGATVQGVYYCDRCRKETERTHHRCGARTRRLRGWAWLNNDWVNFLSSLVGGLVVMELAIWWR
- a CDS encoding DUF1648 domain-containing protein encodes the protein MTFESLPHRRAFLGIGVALALLLAAVGALRWGLALPFGGVAFLLILAAMGLLVLCGYVLYRTLLCLTMVYWVERDGVTVAWPFARRVIPMGHIQQIVLGAQDRGPGPWWTWPSRYVTHVDGGPRGRVISLATRPLPEQILLVTAEGVFGLSPADPEGFVEALQDRYYLGPTRPVKPGVQLPRVARWSVWRDRLAVGLLSLGLLGVVLLFGWLSFVYTGLPEQVPLHFNAQGVADRVGPRSGLLALPVIALLSWGVNGLWGGLVYARQRAAAYLLWGGAVVVQILASIALINLTR
- a CDS encoding glycosyltransferase family 2 protein, translating into MQVASGERTDRPHLSIVIPAYNEERRLPRTLARVMEYLETQPYPAEVIVVDDGSADNTVGVVEELLPAHPNLRLIRNDHRGKAYTVRTGVLAAQGRYVLFCDADLATPIEEWDKLAGYLDAGYDIAIGSREGAGAIRHDEPWYRHVMGRVFNLIVRLVAVGGFQDTQCGFKAFRHDVAQDIFRRVRLYGEDAPPVKGAAVTGFDVELLFIALKRGYRVKEVPVEWHYGTETKVHPLRDSLRNLRDTLLVRWNDLRGAYDAP